A section of the Primulina eburnea isolate SZY01 chromosome 1, ASM2296580v1, whole genome shotgun sequence genome encodes:
- the LOC140813122 gene encoding stress-response A/B barrel domain-containing protein At5g22580 — MAEFKHLVLVKFKEEVVVEDVLKEMEKLVSEMDIVKSFVWGEDIESLEMLRQGFTHAFLMTFENKDDFTAFASHPNHVEFSTKFSTVIDKAVLLDFPVITLKSPA; from the exons ATGGCTGAGTTTAAGCATTTGGTGCTGGTGAAATTCAAAGAAGAAGTGGTGGTGGAAGATGTTCTAAAAGAAATGGAGAAGCTTGTTTCTGAGATGGACATTGTCAAGTCCTTTGTGTG GGGAGAAGACATAGAAAGCCTGGAAATGCTGAGACAAGGGTTCACGCATGCTTTCTTGATGACATTTGAGAACAAGGATGATTTCACTGCATTTGCCAGCCACCCGAATCACGTCGAGTTCTCCACAAAATTCTCAACCGTGATCGACAAGGCTGTGCTGCTTGATTTCCCAGTTATTACGCTCAAATCTCCTGCCTAG
- the LOC140813129 gene encoding uncharacterized protein, which produces MIDFGSCLTEYAVQVSETSCSAYSNTSCINSTNLTPPIQNAVTCIYRIVLSTQKQILVTLTWCKNSLFQGLNVFFGKDPSSSIKLNTNSRLFRKLKGSKSIEFDGCKIELFWDLSTARYLTGPEPVEGYYVFITVDSELGLILGDSAEEAATGKKIKTSCHKMAKFALITRQEHYSGNALYSTKAQFCETGTSHDISIRCGGGDEGFKYPALSVSIDKKMAIQVKRLQWNFRGNQTIFLDGLVIDLMWDVHDWFYNPGSGCGVFMFRTRSGFDNSRLWLEEKMTHKDDDKLEFSLMIYACKNIDPLVRN; this is translated from the coding sequence ATGATAGATTTCGGGTCTTGTTTAACTGAATATGCAGTCCAAGTCTCTGAGACTTCATGTTCTGCTTACTCAAACACATCTTGTATTAATTCCACGAATTTGACTCCTCCGATTCAAAATGCTGTCACATGTATATATAGGATAGTTCTCTCCACTCAAAAACAGATATTAGTCACACTCACATGGTGTAAGAACAGTTTATTTCAAGGCCTGAATGTGTTCTTCGGAAAAGATCCATCAAGCTCTATCAAACTCAACACGAACTCGCGGTTGTTCCGAAAGTTAAAAGGCAGCAAATCAATTGAATTTGATGGCTGTAAGATCGAACTTTTCTGGGATCTTTCAACTGCCAGGTACCTAACAGGGCCAGAACCCGTCGAGGGCTATTATGTCTTCATCACTGTTGATTCAGAACTTGGCTTGATTCTTGGAGACAGTGCGGAAGAAGCTGCTACAGGAAAGAAGATAAAAACCTCCTGCCATAAAATGGCTAAATTCGCATTAATCACGCGTCAAGAGCATTATTCAGGCAACGCCCTTTATTCGACCAAGGCCCAGTTCTGCGAAACTGGAACTTCTCACGACATTTCGATACGCTGCGGCGGGGGAGACGAAGGGTTTAAGTATCCGGCGCTGTCTGTTTCCATTGATAAAAAGATGGCGATTCAGGTGAAGAGGCTGCAATGGAATTTCCGGGGAAATCAGACGATTTTCTTGGATGGATTGGTTATTGATTTGATGTGGGATGTTCATGATTGGTTCTATAATCCTGGATCGGGGTGTGGGGTGTTCATGTTCAGGACTCGAAGTGGATTCGACAACAGCCGATTGTGGCTGGAAGAGAAGATGACGCACAAGGACGATGATAAACTAGAGTTTTCATTAATGATCTATGCCTGCAAGAACATCGATCCTTTAGTGCGAAATTAA
- the LOC140834508 gene encoding probable 2-carboxy-D-arabinitol-1-phosphatase encodes MLSTAPIPRLPVPNKTGELFHESRRLGSYSKLLTIKSSSSVQEIKKPPVSSGSSDERRELPSSWESIALPPVQAAKRVVLVRHGQSTWNAEGRIQGSSDFSVLTTKGESQAETSRQMLLDDSFDVCFSSPLIRSKRTAEIIWGSRKEEIITESDMREIDLYSFQGLLKNEGKARYGAAYRQWQIDAPNFNIDDHYPVRELWARARSCWTKILTHKSRSILVVAHNAVNQALVATAIGLGTEYFRVLLQSNCGVSVLDFTPKPEGGSPSICLNRLNQTPSSPIASGSSGGRKTSMRVILVCHGLSPSEAEEGSSFSGNGPMNMLGMIQAQKTAELLLDTRVSSIVCSSSIASVETANSICRVQEAADCLGADCVPRYVEMKEILDLDIGSILEQTKKTDSTRFQSLHSGWLNGLDEEITTALWDKSGKAWKFLLNELDKGSDSDNIVVAVGHPALHISMMGHCLNLTKEWLGSFHLDAGSISVIDFPDRDTGRGVVRCINYTAHLGRWSIPITRSTIDDEEF; translated from the exons ATGTTGTCCACCGCACCGATCCCCCGTCTCCCTGTCCCCAACAAAACAGGTGAATTATTCCACGAGAGCCGCCGCCTCGGCTCATACAGCAAACTCTTGACCATCAAGTCCTCTTCAAGCGTGCAAGAAATCAAGAAACCTCCGGTGTCATCCGGCAGTTCGGATGAGAGGAGGGAGCTTCCGTCGAGCTGGGAAAGCATTGCTCTACCGCCGGTGCAGGCGGCGAAGAGGGTGGTGCTGGTGAGGCACGGGCAGAGCACGTGGAATGCGGAGGGTCGAATCCAGGGCAGCTCCGATTTCTCGGTTCTTACTACCAAGGGCGAGTCTCAGGCCGAGACCTCTCGCCAAATGCTTCTTGATGATTCTTTTGATGTGTGCTTCTCCAG TCCTCTGATTAGATCAAAGAGAACCGCAGAGATAATATGGGGATCTCGAAAGGAGGAGATCATAACTGAATCCGACATGAGGGAAATTGATCTTTACTCATTCCAA GGCCTCCTAAAAAATGAAGGGAAGGCGAGGTATGGTGCAGCATATCGACAGTGGCAAATAGATGCACCAAATTTCAATATTGATGATCATTATCCAGTGAGGGAATTGTGGGCAAGAGCTAGAAGCTGTTGGACAAAAATTCTTACACACAAAAGCAGATCTATTCTAGTTGTTGCTCATAATGCCGTTAACCAAGCTCTTGTTGCCACGGCAATTG GACTAGGCACAGAATACTTCAGGGTTCTACTTCAAAGCAATTGTGGCGTGAGCGTGCTGGACTTCACGCCAAAACCTGAAGGCGGTTCTCCAAGTATATGCCTTAATCGTTTGAATCAG ACCCCAAGTTCACCAATTGCTAGCGGGAGCTCTGGAGGTAGGAAAACCAGTATGCGAGTCATACTTGTCTGTCACGGTTTGTCACCGAGTGAGGCTGAG GAAGGCAGTTCTTTCTCTGGAAATGGCCCAATGAACATGCTCGGAATGATACAG GCACAGAAAACTGCTGAGTTACTTCTCGATACCAGAGTAAGCAGTATAGTGTGCAGCAGTTCCATAGCATCTGTAGAAACAGCAAATTCCATCTGCCGA GTTCAAGAAGCTGCTGACTGCTTGGGCGCCGATTGTGTGCCACGTTATGTGGAAATGAAGGAAATACTTGACCTTGACATAGGAAGCATCCTTGAGCAGACGAAAAAGACA GATTCGACAAGATTTCAATCCCTTCACTCTGGTTGGTTAAACGGATTAGATGAAGAAATTACAACAGCATTGTGGGATAAATCTGGGAAGGCCTGGAAATTCTTGTTGAATGAACTTGACAAAGGATCTGACTCAGACAATATTGTTGTCGCTGTTGGTCATCCAGCACTGCACATTTCAATGATGGGCCATTGCTTGAACCTAACGAAGGAATGGTTGGGATCGTTTCATCTTGATGCTGGTAGCATCAGTGTCATTGATTTTCCAGACAGGGACACCGGAAGAGGTGTAGTCCGGTGCATCAACTACACCGCTCATCTGGGACGGTGGTCGATACCGATCACGAGATCGACCATTGATGATGAGGAATTTTAA
- the LOC140834517 gene encoding protein TIC 100, with translation MSVPTEDIEPETQLQDTDEEDSESETEKIPVDSPSSSSSSSSSSSSSSDSDSDSDSDYEPLAYVRPDGKTQVIQPDDEEPENIPEVNIPLFTRILNSKRLRREQEEEEEDVEYHEDRFNFPPDPENWQEEDLKELWADAPYGMTKPGWDPNFVDEEEMDIISEEIKAGRDPPIAPFYVPYRKCYPVIPDNHYDISNPKAVIEELDRIEEFLTWVSYIFPDGSSYEGTVWDDLAHGKGVLVAQQGLVRYEGEWLRNSMEGHGVAEVEIPNIEPIPGSKLEAKMRSEGHIIARDFMSPEDREWLEMDIEDSVRLADGEYEIPFYENDEWIRQFGEKPEKGRYRYAGQWKHGRMHGCGVYELNERTTFGRFYFGQLLTDSTGCDDEVSGLHAGIAEVAAAKARMFVNKPDGMVREQRGPYSDPQHPYLYEEDDVWMAPGFINQFYEVPEYWKTYVNEVDQEREMWLNSFYKAPLRLPMPSELEYWWSKDETPEFVLINKEPDPDPKDPSKLIYTEDPLILHTPTGRIINYVEDEEHGIRLFWQPLLKEGEDVDPEKAEFLPLGFDEFYGRNLDTQKDNIWMRLIEGVENRLKPMFDRLEKWTEEKRKASEAKLEMLKKEIDMVDAELDLKEAMEDLDEELKMMQEEEEKNVDQEVEEDVPISEPVNESEKTALEPEEEEDEEEDDEITPSSFGSIDDTNPANDSKDSKSGKPPFAASSLSFVGFSTLSLVPLKLRQSFIRWKESNLQKQICPPPCDLHPLTPKMQISSSVSFPRSINKSSTLRYMRRNPGVECIPIPSSFRIHSKRNVARKHVRDFEHLNILSLHTPLSTRPDI, from the exons ATGTCTGTCCCAACAGAAGATATCGAACCCGAAACGCAGCTTCAGGATACGGATGAAGAAGATTCGGAATCTGAAACCGAGAAAATCCCCGTCGATTCACCTTCCTCTTCCtcttcctcctcctcctcctcctcctcctcctcggACTCCGACTCTGACTCCGATTCCGACTACGAACCACTTGCCTACGTCCGGCCCGACGGAAAGACTCAGGTAATTCAACCGGACGATGAAGAACCCGAAAACATTCCCGAAGTGAATATTCCCCTTTTCACCAGAATCCTCAACTCTAAGCGACTCCGTAGGGAGCAGGAGGAGGAAGAGGAAGACGTTGAGTATCACGAGGACCGTTTCAATTTTCCTCCGGACCCGGAAAACTGGCAGGAGGAGGATTTGAAGGAGCTGTGGGCGGATGCTCCATATGGGATGACCAAACCCGGGTGGGACCCCAATTTTGTCGATGAGGAGGAAATGGATATTATTAGTGAGGAGATAAAGGCTGGTCGCGACCCGCCTATTGCTCCGTTTTATGTGCCGTATAGGAAGTGTTATCCGGTGATACCGGATAACCATTATGATATTTCGAATCCAAAGGCAGTTATTGAGGAGCTGGATAGGATTGAGGAGTTCTTGACTTGGGTTAGCTATATTTTCCCAGACGGTAGCTC GTATGAAGGCACTGTTTGGGATGACTTGGCTCATGGGAAAGGTGTTCTTGTTGCACAGCAAGGGCTGGTCAG GTATGAAGGGGAATGGCTCCGAAACTCCATGGAAGGTCATGGAGTTGCTGAAGTGGAAATTCCGAATATCGAGCCTATTCCAGGCTCCAA GCTTGAAGCAAAAATGCGAAGTGAGGGGCACATAATAGCCAGAGATTTTATGTCCCCTGAAGATCGAGAGTGGCTTGAGATGGATATTGAAGACAGTGTCCGTTTAGCCGATGGAGAGTATGAAATCCCTTTTTATGAGAATGATGAGTGGATTAGACAATTTGGAGAAAAGCC GGAGAAAGGTCGATATCGATATGCTGGTCAATGGAAACATGGGAGAATGCATGGATGTGGTGTATATGAACTCAATGAGCGGACAACATTC GGGCGATTCTACTTCGGTCAGCTGCTGACGGATTCAACTGGCTGTGATGATGAAGTGTCGGGG CTCCATGCAGGTATAGCTGAGGTTGCAGCAGCAAAGGCTCGCATGTTTGTCAACAAACCTGATGGAA TGGTCAGAGAACAAAGAGGTCCATATTCTGATCCTCAGCATCCCTATTTATACGAGGAAGATGATGTGTGGATGGCCCCAGGCTTCATCAATCAATTTTACGAA GTTCCAGAGTATTGGAAAACATATGTCAATGAAGTTGATCAAGAGAGGGAGATGTGGCTGAACTCATTCTACAAAGCTCCTCTGCGGCTACCTATGCCATCTGAACTCGAATACTGGTGGTCCAAAG ATGAAACACCAGAATTTGTTCTCATTAATaaagaaccagatcctgatcctaaAGATCCATCGAAGCTTATCTACACTGAAGACCCCCTCATTCTACACACCCCAACTGGAAGAATAATAAACTATGTGGAAGATGAGGAACATGGGATTCGATTATTTTGGCAGCCTCTATTAAAGGAGGGTGAAGATGTTGATCCTGAGAAGGCTGAGTTCCTACCGCTCGGATTTGACGAGTTTTATGGACGAAATCTTGATACTCAGAAAGACAACATTTGGATGCGGCTTATAGAAGGGGTAGAAAACAGATTGAAACCAATGTTTGATAGATTGGAGAAATGGACCGAAGAAAAGAGGAAAGCTAGTGAAGCGAAGTTGGAGATGTTGAAGAAAGAAATCGATATGGTGGATGCTGAGTTGGATTTGAAAGAGGCCATGGAAGACTTGGACGAAGAATTAAAGATGATGCAGGAGGAGGAGGAAAAGAATGTGGATCAAGAGGTTGAAGAAGATGTTCCCATTTCTGAACCCGTAAATGAGTCAGAGAAAACTGCCCTTGAACCCGAAGAGGAggaagatgaagaagaagatgacGAGATCACCCCTTCGAGTTTTGGGTCAATTGATGATACAAACCCAGCAAATGATTCGAAGGACAGTAAATCTGGAAAGCCGCCATTTGCTGCATCCTCTTTATCATTTGTTGGTTTTAGTACTCTTTCACTG GTTCCATTGAAGTTGCGGCAATCCTTTATAAGGTGGAAGGAGTCGAACCTACAGAAACAGATATGTCCTCCACCATGCGATCTTCATCCTTTGACTCCTAAGATGCAGATATCAAGTTCTGTTAGCTTTCCCCGTTCAATCAACAAAAGCTCAACACTGAGATACATGAGGCGAAACCCTGGAGTCGAATGCATTCCCATTCCAAGTAGCTTCAGAATTCACTCGAAAAGGAATGTTGCCAGGAAACACGTAAGAGATTTTGAGCATCTCAATATTTTATCATTGCACACTCCACTATCGACTCGACCTGATATTTGA